The following coding sequences are from one Treponema parvum window:
- a CDS encoding HPr family phosphocarrier protein, producing MISREITIQNPTGLHTRPANDFVTLANTFQSDISIRKNEKTANAKSIIKLLRIGISQNDTVVLEADGADEEKAVQALAEFIDRLEE from the coding sequence ATGATTTCACGAGAAATAACCATACAAAATCCGACGGGTTTGCATACGCGTCCGGCAAACGATTTTGTAACGCTTGCAAATACTTTTCAATCGGACATCAGTATTCGGAAAAACGAAAAAACGGCAAATGCAAAAAGTATAATCAAATTGCTGCGTATAGGAATTTCTCAAAACGATACGGTTGTTTTGGAAGCCGACGGCGCCGATGAAGAAAAGGCCGTACAAGCGCTTGCGGAATTTATTGATCGATTAGAAGAGTAG